The following coding sequences lie in one Primulina huaijiensis isolate GDHJ02 chromosome 2, ASM1229523v2, whole genome shotgun sequence genomic window:
- the LOC140969007 gene encoding uncharacterized protein, which translates to MPSKRKRKSGGETRGIHPRNKYSDNPPDFCLLASLYPSFQPYVFYSREGKPKIDWTDFNATRELTRVLLLHDHGLDWWIPDGQLCPTVPNRSNYIHWIEDLLASNLISGTRVDGRVNGFDIGTGANCIYPLLGASLLGWKFVGSDVTDVAIEWANRNVMNNPHITELIEIRRVECEDDIFDVEELQTKKQHSSECDLDSHDEKALEIMPAPSSVVGKKKGYCGSPVLLGVVKDGENFDFCMCNPPFFETMEEAGLNPNTACGGTSEEMVCFGGERAFISRIIGDSVQLKHRFRWFTSMVGRKSNLSMLVAELWDNGVTVVKTTEFVQGKTSRWGLAWSFLPASRTPISSRRIEKNNQSFMLEGLQRQYSAFHVLQSIESFLSCSRATCKVDAAAFRIDTTASREQCDAILKTGKGYKKGDDGFHHELETHNPSDDHHIQSDALRFRISVFQQIPGTLLVRGTLHERESSNSDVFSLIFQHLEQVLRNKFCYERTLSDGSCSKNRR; encoded by the exons ATGCCGAGCAAAAGGAAGAGGAAGAGCGGCGGAGAGACGCGAGGTATTCACCCACGAAATAAATACTCTGATAATCCACCGGATTTCTGCTTGTTGGCTTCTCTCTACCCCAGTTTCCAGCCCTACGTTTTCTACTCTCGTGAAGGTAAACCCAAAATCGACTGGACGGATTTTAATGCCACCCGAGAGTTGACCAGGGTTTTGCTACTCCATGATCATGGACTCGACTG GTGGATTCCTGATGGTCAGCTGTGTCCTACAGTGCCCAACAGGTCAAATTACATCCATTGGATAGAGGATCTTTTGGCCTCAAACCTCATTTCAGGAACCCGGGTAGATGGCAGAGTGAATGGTTTTGATATTGGAACTGGAGCAAATTGCATTTATCCCCTTCTTGGTGCTTCCCTTCTTGGTTGGAAGTTTGTTGGTTCAG ATGTTACTGATGTAGCTATAGAGTGGGCGAATAGAAATGTAATGAACAATCCTCATATAACTGAGTTGATAGAAATTAGAAGAGTTGAGTGTGAGGATGACATTTTTGATGTGGAAGAACTTCAAACAAAGAAGCAACATAGTAGTGAATGCGACTTGGATTCGCACGACGAAAAGGCTCTTGAAATTATGCCTGCACCATCATCTGTGGTGGGCAAAAAGAAGGGTTATTGTGGGTCACCTGTGCTTCTTGGTGTTGTCAAGGATGGGGAGAACTTTGACTTCTGTATGTGTAACCCTCCATTCTTTGAGACGATGGAGGAAGCGGGGTTGAATCCAAACACGGCTTGTGGTGGAACTTCAGAGGAGATGGTCTGCTTTGGTGGTGAACGGGCTTTCATCAGTCGCATAATTGGTGATAGTGTTCAGCTGAAGCACAGATTTAG GTGGTTCACCTCAATGGTTGGAAGGAAATCAAATCTGAGTATGCTGGTAGCAGAACTGTGGGATAACGGAGTCACAGTGGTGAAGACAACTGAATTTGTTCAAGGCAAGACATCAAGATGGGGGCTTGCTTGGTCTTTTCTACCTGCTTCAAGAACGCCGATATCGTCTCGAAGGATTGAAAAAAATAACCAGTCTTTCATGCTGGAG GGCCTTCAACGTCAGTATAGCGCCTTTCATGTTTTGCAGTCCATCGAATCCTTTCTATCCTGCAGTAGAGCCACGTGTAAAGTAGATGCTGCTGCATTCAGAATCGAT ACCACTGCTTCAAGGGAACAATGTGATGCAATTTTGAAGACAGGAAAAGGTTATAAGAAGGGAGATGATGGTTTTCATCATGAGTTGGAAACGCACAATCCTTCAGATGATCACCACATTCAATCAGATGCCTTGCGCTTTCGTATTTCG GTATTTCAGCAAATCCCTGGAACACTTTTGGTTAGGGGAACATTGCACGAAAGAGAAAGCTCCAACTCAG ATGTGTTTTCACTAATATTTCAGCATCTTGAACAAGTTTTAAGAAACAAGTTCTGCTATGAAAGAACATTATCTGATGGATCTTGCTCCAAGAATAGAAGATAG